GCTTCTGCAACGGCCGATCCGGGAACGGGTCGGCCGTTGGCATGTCAACTATGGTTGACAGCCCTACCGTGTCAACGTAGGTTGACATCATGACTGACGCAACGGATCTCGCCGAGCGCGCGGGCGATCGCGATCCGCGGATCGGGCTGCGGGCGGTCTCCGCGCTGCGGAGGCTGCTGGAGCAGCTGGAGGCGGTGCAGGTGCGCAGCGCGCGCAATCAGGGCTGGTCGTGGCAGGAGATCGCCGCGGAACTCGGAGTGAGCAGGCAGGCCGTGCACAAGAAGTACGGGAGGCAGTGATGTTCGAGCGGTTCACCAAGGACGCCCGTGCCCTCGTCGAGGGTGCCGTCGTGCACTCCGAACGGACGGGCGCGGAGACGGTCGAGGAGGAGCACCTGCTCCTCGCGCTTCTCGACCGGGAGGCCGGTCGTGCGTCGTTCGCGCTGGCCTCGCTCGGGTTGACGGCCGACCGCCGGGAGTCCGTGGAGCGGTCGCTGGCCGAGGCCCGCCGCCGCGGCGGACTCTCCCGCGCCGACGCGCACGCCCTCTCCGGGCTCGGCATCGATCTTTCGGAGATCGTGTCCCGGGTCGAGGAAGCCCATGGGGAAGGGGTGCTCGCGCCGAGGAGAAGGGCCGGGGGCCGCTGGGCGAAGCGCCGGCCCTTCGCCGAGGGGGCCAAGGGCACGGTCGTGCGGTCCCTCCGGATGGCCGTCGCCCGGCACGACCGGCGCGTCGGGGACGAGCACTTCCTGTTGGCCCTCACCGTCCGCCCCGGCGTCCCCGCGGAGGTGCTCGCCGACCACGGGGTGACGTACGAGAAGGTCACGCGCGTGCTCTACGGCGACGGCGGAGCCGCGAAGGCGGGGTGAAGTCCCGGGGTCCGAGATCCCGGGGCCGGGGCGGGGCGTCTGTGGTGTCCGGCCCTGCCGTGCCCGGCCCTGTGGTGCCCAGAGAGCCGGGCACCACAGACGCGAGGGCAGCATCATGGCCGCGGCGTGCGCAGTATCGCTCCGATGTGCGCCGCCGCCGTCGACAAGTGGCGGCGGGTGTCGCGTAGTTGATCCTCCGTCACCCCGTGGTCGCGGGCCGCGTCACGAATACCGTCGCGGAAGCGGTCCAGCAGGCGGTCGAGGTCGCGGGCCGGGTCCCCGGAGGAGTCCTCATGGGCCCAGGAGGGCTCATACTCCGCGGGGAAGTCCTCGGGGGTGACCGTGAACTCGGGCTCCGCCGGCGCGGTCCGCCCGAAGCCCTTCCCGAAGTCCTTGCCGAACTCCTTCCCGAACTCGCCGAATTCCTTGGCCAGTTCGGTCAGTCCCTCACGCACACCCGTCGGCCAGTCACCCCGCGCGAAGTGGTCCTGGACCTGGTCCTGGACCCGCTTGGCCATGCGCTGCATCTCCTCCTGCGCCTGTGCCCGGACCCGCTCCTGCGCGTCCTTGGCCTGGCGGCGCGCACGCTGCGCCTCGTCGCGCGCCCGGCGGCTCTCGTCCTTCGCGCGCCGGGCCTGCTC
Above is a genomic segment from Streptomyces sp. R21 containing:
- a CDS encoding helix-turn-helix transcriptional regulator translates to MAPVFAHGRLRLYLLKLLDEAPRHGYEVIRLLEERFQGLYAPSAGTVYPRLAKLEAEGLVTHTSEGGRKVYAITDAGRAELADRSGELADLELEIRESVAELAAEIRADVRGAAGDLRREMRAAASEARRGSPAADGGKEHSGRSGEFGEFGDKEAWRAAKEEMRRAKQEWKEQARRAKDESRRARDEAQRARRQAKDAQERVRAQAQEEMQRMAKRVQDQVQDHFARGDWPTGVREGLTELAKEFGEFGKEFGKDFGKGFGRTAPAEPEFTVTPEDFPAEYEPSWAHEDSSGDPARDLDRLLDRFRDGIRDAARDHGVTEDQLRDTRRHLSTAAAHIGAILRTPRP
- a CDS encoding Clp protease N-terminal domain-containing protein, with protein sequence MFERFTKDARALVEGAVVHSERTGAETVEEEHLLLALLDREAGRASFALASLGLTADRRESVERSLAEARRRGGLSRADAHALSGLGIDLSEIVSRVEEAHGEGVLAPRRRAGGRWAKRRPFAEGAKGTVVRSLRMAVARHDRRVGDEHFLLALTVRPGVPAEVLADHGVTYEKVTRVLYGDGGAAKAG
- a CDS encoding helix-turn-helix domain-containing protein, which translates into the protein MTDATDLAERAGDRDPRIGLRAVSALRRLLEQLEAVQVRSARNQGWSWQEIAAELGVSRQAVHKKYGRQ